A region from the Pelecanus crispus isolate bPelCri1 chromosome 11, bPelCri1.pri, whole genome shotgun sequence genome encodes:
- the TRPV4 gene encoding transient receptor potential cation channel subfamily V member 4 — translation MADAEEPPRAVGSDAGEGPGDDGSLQNDSFPLSSLANLFESEDTPSPAEAARGPPGSGDGKQNLRMKFHGAFRKGAPKPMELLEATIYESAVVPAPKKAPMDSLFDYGTYRHHPSENKRWRRRVAEKQAPGAKGPAPNPPPVLKVFNRPILFDIVSRGSPAGLDGLLTFLLTHKKRLTDEEFREPSTGKTCLPKALLNLSGGRNDTIPLLLDIAEKTGNMREFINSPFRDVYYRGQTALHIAIERRCKHYVELLVEKGADVHAQARGRFFQPKDEGGYFYFGELPLSLAACTNQPHIVHYLTENGHKQADLRRQDSRGNTVLHALVAIADNTRENTKFVTKMYDLLLVKCAKLFPDTNLEALLNNDGLSPLMMAAKTGKIGIFQHIIRREITDEDARHLSRKFKDWAYGPVYSSLYDLSSLDTCGEEVSVLEILVYNSKIENRHEMLAVEPINELLRDKWRKFGAVSFYISVISYLCAMVIFTLVAYYRPMEGPPPYPYTTTVDYLRLAGEIITLLTGILFFFTNIKDLFMKKCPGVNSFFIDGSFQLLYFIYSVLVIITAGLYLGGIEAYLAVMVFALVLGWMNALYFTRGLKLTGTYSIMIQKILFKDLFRFLLVYLLFMIGYASALVSLLNPCPSSESCSEEQSNCTVPAYPSCRDSQTFSTFLLDLFKLTIGMGDLEMLESAKYPGVFIILLVTYIILTFVLLLNMLIALMGETVGQVSKESKHIWKLQWATTILDIERSFPVFLRRAFRSGEMVTVGKGTDGTPDRRWCFRVDEVNWSHWNQNLGIISEDPGKSDTYQYYGFSHTVGRLRRDRWSTVVPRVVELNKSCQPEEVVVPLGTMGTTEARERRHGQASGSPL, via the exons ATGGCAGACGCCGAAGAACCCCCACGCGCTGTTGGCAGCGATGCCGGGGAGGGCCCGGGGGACGATGGGTCCCTCCAGAACGACTCCTTCCCGCTCTCCTCGTTGGCCAACCTGTTTGAGAGTGAGGACACCCCatcccctgctgaggcagcccGGGGACCCCCTGGTTCTGGGGATGGAAAGCAAAACCTCCGCATGAAATTCCACGGCGCCTTCCGGAAAGGTGCCCCAAAGcccatggagctgctggaggccaCCATCTACGAGTCAGCTGTGGTCCCAGCGCCCAAGAAAGCCCCCATGGACTCCCTCTTCGACTACGGCACCTACCGCCACCACCCCAGCGAGAACAagcgctggcgcaggagggTCGCGGA GAAGCAGGCACCAGGCGCAAAGGGGCCGGCTCCCAACCCTCCCCCCGTCCTCAAGGTCTTCAACAGACCCATCCTCTTCGACATCGTCTCCCGGGGGTCCCCGGCCGGCCTGGACGggctcctcaccttcctcctcaCCCACAAGAAGCGCCTGACAGACGAGGAGTTCCGAG AGCCCTCCACGGGGAAGACCTGCCTGCCCAAGGCGCTGCTCAACCTGAGCGGGGGCAGGAATGACAccatccccctcctcctcgACATCGCCGAGAAGACGGGCAACATGCGGGAGTTCATCAACTCGCCCTTCAGGGATGTCTACTACCGAG GTCAGACAGCCCTGCACATCGCCATTGAGCGCCGCTGCAAGCACTACGTGGAGCTGCTGGTGGAGAAGGGAGCAGATGTGCACGCCCAGGCCCGCGGCCGCTTCTTCCAGCCCAAGGACGAGGGCGGCTACTTCTACTTCG GCGAGCTGCCCCTCTCGCTGGCTGCCTGCACCAACCAGCCCCACATCGTGCACTACCTGACGGAGAACGGGCACAAGCAGGCAGACCTGCGGCGCCAGGACTCCCGCGGCAACACTGTGCTGCACGCCCTGGTCGCCATCGCCGACAACACCCGCGAGAACACCAAGTTCGTCACCAAAATGTATGACCTGCTCCTGGTCAAGTGCGCCAAGCTCTTCCCCGACACCAACCTGGAGGCGCTGCTCAACAACGACGGCCTCTCCCCCCTCATGATGGCTGCCAAGACTGGCAAGATTGGG ATCTTCCAGCACATCATCCGGCGGGAGATCACGGATGAGGACGCCCGGCACCTCTCGCGGAAGTTCAAGGACTGGGCGTACGGCCCCGTCTACTCCTCCCTCTACGACCTCTCCTCGCTGGACACCTGTGGAGAGGAGGTGTCCGTGCTGGAGATCCTTGTCTACAACAGCAAAATCGAG AACCGTCACGAGATGTTGGCCGTGGAGCCCATCAACGAGCTGCTGCGTGACAAGTGGCGCAAGTTCGGGGCCGTCTCCTTCTACATCAGCGTGATCTCCTACCTCTGCGCCATGGTCATCTTCACCCTCGTCGCCTACTACCGCCCCATGGAAGGCCCT cccccctacCCGTATACCACCACTGTCGACTACCTGCGCCTGGCCGGGGAGATCATCACCCTTCTCACCGGCATCCTCTTCTTCTTCACAAAC aTCAAAGATCTGTTCATGAAGAAGTGCCCAGGCGTGAACTCCTTCTTCATAGACGGCTCCTTCCAGCTGCTCTA CTTCATCTACTCGGTGCTGGTCATCATCACGGCGGGGCTGTACCTGGGCGGCATCGAGGCCTACCTGGCCGTCATGGTCTTCGCACTGGTGCTGGGTTGGATGAACGCTCTGTACTTCACCCGGGGGCTCAAGCTGACGGGAACCTACAGCATCATGATCCAGAAG ATCCTCTTCAAAGACCTTTTCCGCTTCCTCCTGGTCTACTTGCTCTTCATGATCGGCTACGCATCAG ctctgGTGTCCCTCCTCAACCCGTGTCCCAGCAGCGAGTCCTGCAGTGAGGAGCAGTCCAACTGCACGGTGCCCGCCTACCCCTCCTGCCGGGACAGCCAGACCTTCAGCACCTTCCTGCTCGACCTCTTCAAGCTCACCATTGGCATGGGTGACCTGGAGATGCTTGAGAGTGCCAAGTACCCCGGCGTCTTCATCATCCTCCTCGTCACCTACATCATCCTCACCTTCGTGCTCCTCCTCAACATGCTTATTGCTCTCATGGGTGAGACCGTGGGCCAAGTCTCCAAGGAGAGCAAGCACATCTGGAAGCTGCAG TGGGCCACCACCATCCTGGACATCGAGCGCTCCTTCCCTGTGTTCCTGCGGAGAGCCTTCCGCTCGGGGGAGATGGTCACCGTGGGGAAGGGCACTGATGGGACGCCTGACCGCCGCTGGTGCTTCAG AGTGGACGAGGTGAACTGGTCCCACTGGAATCAGAATCTGGGCATCATCAGCGAGGACCCAGGCAAGAGCGACACGTACCAGTACTACggcttctcccacaccgtaggccGGCTGCGGAGAG ATCGCTGGTCAACGGTGGTGCCGCGCGTGGTGGAGCTCAACAAGAGCTGCCAGCcggaggaggtggtggtgccGCTGGGGACCATGGGGACGACAGAGGCGCGGGAGCGGCGGCACGGCCAGGCCTCAGGCTCCCCGCTCTAG